One genomic region from Flavobacterium lindanitolerans encodes:
- a CDS encoding SusC/RagA family TonB-linked outer membrane protein, producing MKSNFFLIAFLLISSFCYSQEYEISGKVTEAQTGLPLPGATVVVKNGTLQTIADLDGNFQISGVPSGATLVFSYVGFTKYEFKVTKNETITVTLNPDAESLEEVVVIGYGSQTKREVTGAVGVVSSKNLEDLRPVKIEQALQGTVSGVNVTTQSGRPGGNLDVRIRGIATNGENRPTFIVDGNIIKDIGLLNPNDIESLTVLKDAQAAIYGTIGANGVILITTKTGKKNSKTRISYNTYMGSQETSRKLPLLNATEYGLLLNESYANAGSPLPFPNVSALGKGTDWQDEVFDTGVPIVSHDLSASGGSDKVTYNISGSHLDQGGIIGGYKSNFLRNTARLNLNADLTDKLRAKANVMYLYTSSRTFNENALGSVLFNAINTPSIYKPYDQNGNLTLLPSGDVNIPGSNIGFEVINPLAQIENTFNSYNLKRVSGSFALEYDVIKDLTVTGRIGFETSNSEGKTFNKLINYGPGKVFNNPRSSVDQSAVNDNSYTFDLFATYKKTLAENHNFALTAGTTVFKEYGNGLNATGFDVPNNSWQFADISLTTGYVDRKAAGSYAYDERRLSHFGRLQYDYKGKYLLSAMIRRDLSTKFGPSNRVAYFPSFTAGWVISDESFFPESKTINFLKLRGSYGTLGNDQIKSNAYISLLGGEATYIFNGQLVNGNAIGLLANPDVKWEEARKFDVGLDFRLFNNKVEIATDYFIDTRKDLLIVNVPISAITGIAAPGASSPVINAGSVRNKGFEFAINYREQVSDNFSFNINYNVTTLKNEVTEVNNGTGFIEGGLFGTSTLTSRMQVGHEMGYFYGYKTNGIFQNQDEVDAHPSQLALGAEAKPGDLRFVDVNGDNKIDANDRTDLGSPIPDVTMGLNFSLNYKGFDFTAYAFASIGNDMVRAYERTQNDVNRMNYTLGRWTGEGSTNSVPRVTTAATANNVFSDYFVEDASYLRIQNVQLGYTINSAFTEKAGISKLRIYTGVNNLYTFTKYMGYDPGASNGNPIGGGVDNGFYPIPRTYLFGVNVNF from the coding sequence ATGAAGTCAAACTTTTTCCTCATTGCTTTCCTCCTGATTTCATCTTTCTGCTATTCGCAGGAGTATGAAATAAGTGGTAAGGTAACTGAAGCTCAAACAGGACTGCCACTACCTGGAGCAACTGTCGTCGTAAAAAACGGGACATTACAAACAATAGCGGATTTAGATGGAAACTTTCAGATTTCCGGCGTTCCATCGGGTGCTACTTTAGTATTTAGCTACGTTGGATTCACTAAATATGAATTCAAGGTAACTAAAAACGAAACAATCACGGTAACACTGAATCCTGATGCGGAATCACTCGAAGAAGTTGTGGTGATTGGTTACGGAAGCCAAACCAAAAGAGAAGTAACAGGAGCTGTTGGAGTTGTAAGCAGCAAAAATCTTGAAGATTTGCGTCCGGTGAAAATCGAACAGGCTTTACAGGGAACTGTTTCCGGAGTGAATGTAACTACACAATCCGGAAGACCCGGCGGAAATCTTGATGTCAGAATCAGGGGTATCGCCACAAACGGTGAAAACAGACCAACCTTTATAGTAGACGGTAACATCATTAAAGATATCGGATTGCTGAATCCGAATGATATTGAAAGCCTTACCGTATTGAAAGATGCACAGGCAGCCATTTACGGAACTATTGGTGCCAATGGTGTTATCCTCATCACTACCAAAACAGGGAAGAAAAACTCAAAAACAAGAATTTCCTACAACACTTACATGGGTTCACAGGAAACCAGCAGAAAACTTCCATTATTAAATGCAACAGAATACGGACTGTTATTGAATGAAAGCTATGCCAATGCGGGCAGTCCGCTACCATTTCCTAATGTTTCTGCACTTGGAAAAGGAACCGATTGGCAGGACGAGGTTTTTGACACCGGAGTACCAATCGTTAGCCACGACCTTTCGGCCAGCGGTGGTTCAGACAAAGTTACCTACAACATTAGCGGCTCGCATTTAGATCAGGGCGGTATCATTGGCGGCTATAAATCCAATTTCTTGAGAAATACAGCGCGTTTGAACCTTAATGCTGACCTGACAGACAAATTAAGAGCCAAAGCAAACGTAATGTACCTGTATACCAGTTCACGAACTTTCAACGAAAATGCTTTGGGTTCGGTTTTATTTAATGCAATTAACACACCTTCCATCTATAAGCCTTATGACCAGAACGGAAATCTTACCCTATTGCCAAGCGGCGATGTGAATATTCCGGGTAGTAATATCGGTTTTGAGGTTATTAACCCATTAGCACAGATTGAAAACACTTTTAATTCCTATAACCTTAAAAGAGTTAGCGGTTCCTTTGCTTTGGAATATGACGTAATTAAAGATTTGACTGTTACGGGCCGTATTGGTTTTGAAACGTCAAACAGCGAAGGAAAAACCTTTAATAAGCTTATCAATTATGGTCCGGGAAAAGTCTTTAACAATCCGCGAAGCAGCGTAGACCAAAGTGCAGTCAATGACAACAGCTATACGTTTGATTTATTTGCAACTTATAAAAAGACATTGGCCGAAAACCACAATTTTGCACTAACAGCCGGTACAACCGTTTTTAAAGAATATGGAAACGGATTGAACGCAACCGGATTTGACGTACCAAACAATTCATGGCAATTTGCCGATATTTCTCTGACAACTGGTTATGTTGACAGAAAAGCAGCAGGTTCCTATGCTTATGACGAAAGAAGATTATCACATTTCGGAAGATTGCAATACGATTATAAAGGTAAATATTTATTATCTGCCATGATTCGTAGAGATTTGTCTACCAAATTCGGACCTTCCAATCGTGTAGCTTATTTCCCTTCTTTCACGGCGGGCTGGGTGATTTCTGACGAAAGCTTCTTTCCTGAATCAAAAACTATCAATTTCCTGAAATTAAGAGGAAGTTACGGAACCCTTGGTAACGACCAGATTAAATCAAATGCTTATATCTCATTATTGGGTGGCGAAGCCACTTACATCTTTAACGGTCAGCTCGTTAACGGAAATGCTATTGGATTACTGGCCAATCCGGATGTTAAATGGGAAGAGGCCAGAAAATTCGATGTAGGTTTGGATTTCCGCCTATTCAACAATAAAGTTGAAATCGCTACCGATTATTTTATCGATACCCGAAAAGACCTTCTGATTGTAAATGTGCCTATTAGTGCCATAACAGGTATTGCAGCTCCTGGAGCATCTTCGCCTGTAATCAATGCCGGAAGTGTTAGAAACAAAGGTTTTGAATTTGCAATAAACTATAGAGAGCAGGTATCAGACAACTTCTCTTTCAACATCAACTATAATGTTACCACACTAAAGAACGAAGTCACTGAAGTCAATAACGGCACCGGATTTATTGAAGGTGGTCTCTTCGGAACAAGCACCCTAACTTCAAGAATGCAGGTTGGTCACGAAATGGGATACTTCTACGGTTATAAAACCAACGGTATTTTCCAGAATCAGGATGAAGTTGACGCGCATCCGTCACAACTGGCTTTAGGAGCAGAAGCAAAACCGGGTGACCTGCGTTTTGTAGACGTCAATGGCGATAACAAAATCGATGCTAATGACAGAACTGACCTGGGAAGTCCAATTCCGGACGTGACAATGGGACTGAACTTCAGCCTGAACTACAAAGGTTTTGATTTCACTGCTTATGCTTTCGCATCTATCGGAAACGACATGGTAAGAGCTTATGAAAGAACCCAGAATGACGTTAACAGAATGAACTATACATTAGGCAGATGGACAGGCGAAGGCTCAACCAACAGCGTTCCCAGAGTAACTACGGCGGCTACAGCCAACAATGTATTCTCTGACTATTTTGTTGAAGATGCTTCGTATTTGAGAATCCAGAATGTACAATTAGGCTATACGATAAATTCAGCCTTTACAGAAAAGGCAGGAATATCCAAATTGAGAATTTATACCGGCGTTAACAACCTTTACACTTTTACAAAGTATATGGGTTATGACCCTGGAGCTTCAAATGGAAATCCGATTGGCGGTGGTGTTGACAATGGGTTCTACCCAATACCAAGAACGTATTTGTTTGGTGTAAATGTTAATTTTTAA
- a CDS encoding RagB/SusD family nutrient uptake outer membrane protein, translating to MKKNIITAFMALTLLTTVSCGDDFIDREVPYSIGADNYFNNEQEYHNALIAAYDILQSTYVNVLLGEIASDNTLSGGESANDVIGFQQVDEMIHTPVNANVKNIWDWMFAGVNRASYIMEFKDKTDFPNKPQIIAEARFLRAYFQFELVKWFGGIPLKQDARFKLGDEKTIPRSSKAEVYASIENDLILAIADLSPTAPQVGRVTKGAAQALLGKVYLYQDKFDLAAQTLENLITVTGGYSLISNYDTIFEEAQENGVESVFEIQYTDVEGAGFECLQCSEGNVAVGFNGPRNYSGPRFSSGYSFNVPTQEAVDIYEAGDLRKDVAILDIAAWATATGATYGVGYKHTGYFNKKYIPRTRSANAAGDLNLTNPNNYRAIRYADVLLMAAEAFNRGGIDDTKARFYLNQVRRRAFGDTNHDINGTGTTLTSLIWQERRRELMGEGHRFFDLVRTGRAAIEIDGFTADKNEVFPIPFEEIQFSAGNWQQNPGY from the coding sequence ATGAAAAAGAATATAATCACAGCCTTTATGGCACTAACGCTCCTCACTACCGTTTCTTGCGGAGATGATTTTATTGACAGGGAAGTTCCCTATTCTATTGGGGCAGACAATTATTTCAATAATGAGCAGGAATATCACAATGCGCTGATAGCTGCTTACGATATATTACAATCTACCTATGTGAATGTTTTGTTGGGCGAAATTGCTTCAGACAATACGTTGTCCGGTGGAGAAAGTGCGAATGACGTTATCGGATTCCAGCAGGTAGACGAAATGATACATACGCCTGTGAATGCCAACGTAAAAAACATATGGGACTGGATGTTTGCAGGAGTCAACAGAGCCAGCTACATCATGGAATTCAAAGACAAGACTGATTTCCCTAACAAACCTCAGATTATTGCGGAAGCCCGTTTCCTGAGAGCCTATTTTCAGTTTGAATTGGTAAAATGGTTTGGAGGTATTCCATTGAAACAGGATGCACGATTTAAACTGGGTGATGAAAAGACCATTCCAAGGTCATCAAAAGCAGAAGTATACGCTTCTATTGAAAATGACCTGATTTTGGCCATTGCCGATTTAAGTCCGACTGCTCCACAGGTGGGACGTGTTACAAAAGGTGCGGCTCAGGCTTTATTAGGAAAAGTATACCTCTATCAGGACAAATTTGATTTGGCTGCCCAGACATTGGAAAATCTGATTACGGTAACCGGAGGCTATTCACTAATCTCAAACTACGATACTATTTTTGAAGAAGCACAGGAAAACGGGGTTGAATCTGTTTTTGAAATACAGTATACTGATGTTGAAGGTGCAGGATTCGAATGTCTTCAATGTAGTGAAGGAAACGTTGCCGTAGGATTCAACGGTCCAAGAAATTATTCCGGACCAAGATTTTCATCAGGATACAGCTTTAATGTGCCAACACAGGAAGCGGTAGACATTTACGAAGCAGGCGACCTGAGAAAAGATGTTGCAATTTTGGATATTGCAGCCTGGGCTACAGCAACAGGGGCTACCTACGGTGTAGGCTACAAGCATACAGGATATTTTAACAAAAAATACATTCCAAGAACCCGAAGTGCCAATGCAGCCGGAGACTTGAACCTGACCAACCCAAACAATTACAGAGCTATCCGTTATGCTGATGTGCTTTTGATGGCAGCAGAAGCCTTTAACAGAGGCGGAATTGACGATACAAAAGCAAGATTCTACCTTAACCAGGTAAGAAGACGTGCCTTTGGAGATACCAACCATGATATCAACGGAACCGGAACAACGCTTACTTCACTGATATGGCAGGAAAGAAGAAGAGAACTTATGGGCGAAGGACACCGTTTCTTTGACCTTGTAAGAACCGGAAGGGCAGCAATTGAAATCGACGGCTTTACTGCTGACAAAAATGAAGTCTTCCCTATTCCTTTCGAAGAAATTCAGTTTTCAGCCGGAAACTGGCAGCAAAATCCCGGATACTAA
- a CDS encoding PKD domain-containing protein, translating into MKKFKSIISLVLLTILIGCSGDDTSLDSVTNAPAPTNLSALFTITQDNSGLVTIAPRGEGLVKYDVYFGDATAEPAEVNVGGTVDHTYAEGQYNVKIVATAINGLTSEVELPLTVAFRAPENLDVTITPVVGDSFSIGVTASADYETFFAVTFGEDPQQEPVQFMQGDPAVTHTYANTGTYTVTVTAYSGGVATTTYTENVIISNPILLPLTFENAALNYSFSDFGNVTTSKVNNPDVSGINLSSKVGRTVKNNGAETWGGTTMVLDNPIDFSTLNKFRIKVWSPQVGAVVKLKIENLTDAGINHEVDQVTTVANAWQYLTYDFSGVNTSQSYSKVILFFDFGNPGNGASYYFDDIYLTNGDEPKTLPLTFESSTINYGFGDFGGAFATKVTNPNPSGINTTANVARVVKNAGAEVWAGTAITLTEPIDFSVYHKIKIKVWSPQAGIPVLLKLENSTNTNINIELPVTTTVANGWEELTYDFTGINTNNAYQNVVLFFDFGTNGTGATYYFDDVKLSN; encoded by the coding sequence ATGAAAAAATTCAAATCAATAATAAGCTTAGTGTTGCTGACAATCCTTATAGGATGTTCCGGCGACGATACGAGCCTTGATTCTGTTACAAACGCACCAGCACCAACCAACCTCTCAGCATTGTTTACCATCACACAGGACAACTCCGGATTGGTAACCATCGCGCCAAGAGGTGAAGGACTGGTTAAGTATGATGTCTATTTTGGCGATGCTACGGCAGAGCCGGCAGAAGTTAATGTTGGAGGAACTGTAGACCACACTTACGCAGAAGGCCAATACAATGTGAAAATTGTAGCGACAGCCATCAACGGACTTACAAGCGAGGTTGAACTTCCTTTAACGGTTGCCTTCAGGGCTCCTGAAAATCTGGATGTAACTATCACTCCGGTAGTTGGAGATTCCTTTTCCATAGGCGTCACAGCTTCTGCCGATTATGAAACTTTCTTTGCAGTCACTTTTGGTGAAGACCCGCAACAGGAGCCTGTACAATTCATGCAGGGCGACCCTGCTGTAACGCATACTTATGCCAACACGGGTACGTATACCGTAACAGTAACGGCCTACAGTGGTGGTGTTGCTACTACAACCTATACTGAAAACGTGATTATCTCCAACCCTATCTTGCTACCCTTAACTTTTGAAAACGCAGCATTGAACTATTCTTTTAGCGATTTTGGAAACGTTACTACCAGCAAAGTAAATAACCCGGATGTTTCAGGAATCAACCTAAGCTCTAAAGTAGGAAGAACAGTAAAAAACAACGGAGCAGAAACCTGGGGAGGAACTACTATGGTTTTAGATAATCCGATTGACTTCTCAACTTTAAACAAATTCAGAATCAAAGTATGGTCGCCTCAGGTAGGCGCTGTTGTGAAGCTGAAAATAGAAAACCTTACAGATGCCGGAATCAACCATGAAGTGGACCAGGTTACTACAGTAGCGAATGCGTGGCAATATCTTACCTACGATTTTTCAGGAGTCAACACCTCACAATCGTATTCAAAAGTCATCCTGTTTTTTGACTTTGGAAACCCGGGTAACGGAGCAAGCTATTACTTTGATGATATTTACCTGACAAACGGTGATGAACCTAAAACACTGCCATTGACATTTGAATCTTCCACAATCAATTATGGATTTGGGGATTTTGGAGGTGCTTTTGCCACAAAAGTTACCAATCCTAACCCTTCAGGAATAAACACCACGGCAAATGTTGCCCGTGTCGTGAAAAATGCCGGGGCAGAAGTTTGGGCCGGAACAGCAATTACGCTTACAGAGCCAATCGATTTCTCAGTATACCATAAAATAAAAATCAAAGTATGGTCGCCTCAGGCAGGAATACCGGTACTGTTGAAACTCGAGAATTCGACAAATACAAACATCAACATCGAACTTCCGGTTACAACAACTGTTGCTAACGGTTGGGAAGAACTGACCTATGATTTCACAGGAATCAATACTAATAATGCCTATCAGAATGTAGTGCTCTTCTTTGATTTCGGAACCAACGGTACCGGGGCAACCTACTACTTTGACGACGTCAAACTTTCAAATTAA
- a CDS encoding glycoside hydrolase family 16 protein, whose amino-acid sequence MKNILKNIGKLALLLAMVSSCQDDDKTFGSLDAPKNIELTYEIVGKDAEHPDGDGSGKVILKATADNAVSFKYLFSDGTSQNAPGGVYTKTFTRNGVNTYTVNVVAFGKGGTASNTSFEVTVFSNFSDPEAITLLTNGSSKKWYWAAAVPGHLGVGQNDGDITKNFYPNYYAAAPFEKAGSPDSSCLYDNELRFFVENGVLKYELNNGGKTFFNAAFLGVGGGSGGSDLCLNYNTSGVKTVALSPSESLVPADKKRGTSMTFSDNGFMGYYIGQSTYEIMELTDSKLVVRAVMGGNPALAWYHTFSNQPPVQGGGNDPDYTNMVWSDEFNVDGAPDPTKWSYNLGAGGWGNSELQHYTDRLDNAVVQGGVLKIIAKAENFSGSNYTSARLVTENKFEFKYGKVEVRAKLPSGGGTWPAIWALGENYATNIWPACGEIDIMEHKGNSPNTIHGTLHYPGRSGGNADTGTTTASNVSSEFHIYKVIWSPTSIKFYIDDQPAYHSFVNSASTPFNSDFFLILNVAMGGTFGGTVDPAFTQSAMEVDYVRVYQ is encoded by the coding sequence ATGAAAAACATACTAAAAAATATCGGAAAATTAGCCCTGCTGCTAGCTATGGTCAGCAGCTGCCAGGATGACGACAAGACTTTTGGCAGTCTCGATGCTCCAAAAAATATAGAATTAACCTATGAAATCGTAGGTAAAGATGCAGAACATCCGGATGGAGACGGTTCCGGAAAAGTAATATTAAAAGCAACCGCAGATAATGCTGTCAGCTTCAAATATCTTTTCAGTGACGGAACATCCCAAAATGCTCCGGGTGGGGTTTACACCAAAACCTTTACCCGCAACGGAGTAAACACCTACACCGTTAATGTAGTTGCTTTCGGAAAAGGCGGAACAGCCAGTAATACCTCATTTGAAGTTACCGTATTCAGTAATTTCTCAGACCCGGAAGCCATCACGCTTTTAACAAACGGAAGCTCCAAGAAATGGTATTGGGCTGCAGCCGTACCGGGCCATTTGGGTGTTGGTCAAAATGACGGGGATATTACGAAAAACTTCTATCCTAACTACTATGCTGCGGCTCCTTTTGAAAAAGCAGGTTCTCCGGACAGTAGCTGTCTGTATGACAATGAACTTCGTTTCTTCGTAGAAAACGGCGTTTTGAAATATGAATTAAATAATGGCGGTAAGACCTTCTTTAATGCTGCATTCTTAGGTGTTGGAGGTGGTTCAGGAGGCTCAGACCTTTGCCTGAACTACAATACCAGCGGTGTCAAAACAGTTGCCCTAAGTCCTAGTGAATCGCTGGTACCGGCAGATAAAAAACGTGGTACATCGATGACCTTCTCTGACAATGGATTTATGGGGTACTACATCGGACAAAGTACTTATGAAATCATGGAGCTTACAGATAGCAAATTGGTTGTAAGAGCTGTTATGGGAGGCAATCCTGCCTTAGCCTGGTATCATACTTTCAGTAACCAGCCACCGGTTCAGGGAGGCGGAAATGACCCGGATTACACCAATATGGTTTGGAGTGATGAATTTAATGTTGACGGCGCACCAGACCCTACAAAATGGTCTTACAATCTTGGCGCCGGCGGATGGGGCAACAGTGAGTTGCAACATTATACTGACAGACTGGACAATGCGGTTGTTCAGGGAGGCGTATTGAAAATCATTGCTAAAGCAGAGAATTTCTCCGGTTCCAACTATACTTCTGCCCGATTGGTTACAGAAAACAAATTTGAGTTCAAATACGGTAAGGTTGAAGTAAGAGCCAAATTGCCTTCGGGCGGAGGAACATGGCCTGCTATATGGGCACTTGGTGAGAACTACGCTACCAATATCTGGCCGGCTTGCGGAGAAATTGATATCATGGAACACAAAGGCAATTCACCTAACACAATACACGGAACCCTACACTATCCGGGACGTTCTGGCGGAAATGCCGATACCGGAACCACAACGGCCAGCAATGTCTCATCAGAATTCCACATATATAAAGTGATATGGAGTCCAACGTCAATTAAATTCTATATTGACGACCAGCCGGCTTACCACTCATTTGTAAACTCGGCCTCTACCCCATTCAACAGTGATTTCTTCCTGATACTGAATGTGGCTATGGGAGGAACCTTTGGCGGAACTGTCGACCCTGCATTTACTCAATCTGCAATGGAAGTCGATTACGTAAGAGTCTACCAGTAA